One Chionomys nivalis chromosome 4, mChiNiv1.1, whole genome shotgun sequence genomic region harbors:
- the Panx3 gene encoding pannexin-3, whose translation MSLAHTAAEYMLSDALLPDRRGSRLKGLRLELPLDKIIKFVTVGFPLLLMSLAFAQEFSSGSPISCFSPSNFSVRQAAYVDSSCWDSLAHHKQDEAGQYQVKSLWPHKALPYSLLALAVAMYLPVLLWQYAAVPALSSDLLFIISELDKSYNRSIRLVQHMLKIRQKSSDPHVFWDELEKARKERYFEFALLERYLACKQRSHSLVATYLLRNSLLLLFTSATYLYLGHFHLDVFFQEEFNCSIKTGLLHAETHVPELITCRLTSLSVFQIVSLSSAAIYTLLVPVIIYNLTRLCRWDKRLLSIYEMLPAFDLLSRKMLGCPINDLNVILLFLRANISELISFSWLSVLCVLKDTTTQKHNIDTVVDFMTLLAGLEPSKPKHLTQQMHDEHP comes from the exons ATGTCACTGGCACACACAGCTGCAGAGTATATGCTCTCTGATGCCCTGCTGCCTGACCGCCGGGGCTCTCGCCTCAAAGGACTGCGGCTGGAGCTGCCCCTGGACAAGATAATCAAGTTCGTCACTGTGGGCTTCCCCTTGCTACTGATGTCTCTGGCTTTTGCCCAGGAGTTCTCATCAG GATCTCCGATCAGCTGCTTCTCTCCCAGCAACTTCAGTGTCAGACAGGCCGCCTATGTGGACAGCTCCTGCTGGGACTCCCTGGCTCACCATAAGCAGGACGAGGCTGGGCAGTACCAGGTGAAGTCTCTCTGGCCTCACAAG GCTCTCCCCTACTCTCTACTGGCCCTGGCTGTCGCCATGTATCTGCCAGTACTGCTGTGGCAATATGCAGCTGTGCCGGCCCTCAGCTCTGACCTATTGTTCATCATCAGTGAACTGGACAAGTCCTACAACCGCTCTATCCGCCTGGTGCAGCACATGTTGAAGATCCGGCAGAAGAGCTCTGACCCCCATGTCTTCTGGGATGAGCTAGAGAA GGCCCGGAAAGAACGATACTTTGAATTTGCCTTGTTAGAGCGGTACCTGGCATGCAAGCAGCGCTCCCATTCGCTAGTGGCCACCTACCTCCTGAGGAACTCCCTCTTACTCCTCTTCACTTCAGCCACTTACCTATACCTTGGCCACTTCCACTTAGATGTCTTCTTCCAAGAAGAATTCAACTGCTCCATCAAGACAGGGCTGCTACATGCTGAGACCCATGTGCCAGAGCTGATCACCTGCAGGCTGACCTCCCTGTCTGTCTTCCAGATCGTTAGCCTCTCCAGTGCAGCAATATACACCCTACTGGTTCCAGTAATAATATACAATCTCACACGGCTATGTCGGTGGGACAAACGGCTCCTCTCCATCTATGAGATGCTGCCAGCTTTTGATCTCCTCAGTAGAAAGATGCTGGGATGCCCCATCAATGACCTCAATGTGATCCTTCTTTTCCTCCGAGCTAACATCTCTGAGCTCATCTCTTTCAGCTGGCTTAGTGTCTTATGTGTGTTGAAAGACACAACCACCCAGAAACACAACATTGACACAGTGGTTGATTTTATGACCTTATTGGCTGGGTTAGAACCCTCAAAACCTAAACATCTCACCCAACAGATGCATGATGAACACCCATAG